The Corvus moneduloides isolate bCorMon1 chromosome 18, bCorMon1.pri, whole genome shotgun sequence genome window below encodes:
- the CCDC62 gene encoding coiled-coil domain-containing protein 62 isoform X3: protein MSSSLLRSASPQAFSPDRKNSIIRRQRQELKLLIAELKDRDKELNDMVAVHERHIQAWEDDRQKILTLAERCSLLTNELNERNAILKSLTKKLKLLESQHNDSKTTLENTQQNFKELTQKVSDSSVHCQALEEKNLSLHCSVLELSAKTGQLQAREQELLTMLQLKDKALIETTDQITEVTSKFKTLEDALHAAKLEEFSRNRKQQDLNLTLSDVMFQVNKIKDVLSEKMKESSKHQEEISHLKQENGCLRSELMLAVEEAQRKDQLYQFAKSKQVRIEKQLSSLRQVCIKQQQDLHFLHVNLDSSQDSRQKHEKAASGRSEENLDLNSYHLASPHLTSTQKSDMTQNSGKSSGEDSPLDISDLAVTKPTNRCCMNTDTSSLFWKLERLLAQSRQMLTDLELSLLHTSPSCIPNTNNMNKRKKLFPTQK from the exons ATGAGTTCATCGCTGCTGCGTTCTGCTTCTCCCCAG GCATTTAGCCCAGATCGCAAGAACAGCATCATTAGGAGACAGAGACAAGAACTCAAGCTTTTAATTGCAGAACTGAAAGATCGTGACAAGGAGCTCAATGACATGGTGGCAGTGCATGAGAGACACATTCAGGCCTGGGAAGATGATCGCCAAAAAATACTGACTTTAGCAGAACGATGCAGCTTATTAACCA ATGAGCTGAACGagagaaatgcaattttaaaatcactgaCCAAAAAGTTGAAGTTGTTAGAATCCCAGCATAATGACAGTAAGACAACACTTGAAAACACacaacagaattttaaagagCTCACCCAAAAAGTATCAGATTCATCTGTTCACTGCCAGGCTCTGGAG GAGAAAAATCTGAGTCTCCACTGCTCAGTTTTGGAACTGTCTGCTAAGACAGGCCAGCTGCAAGCAAGGGAACAGGAGCTTCTCACTATGCTTCAGCTGAAG GACAAGGCCTTAATTGAAACAACTGATCAGATTACTGAGGTTACATCCAAGTTTAAGACACTGGAAGATGCACTGcatgcagcaaagctggagGAATTCAGTCgcaacagaaaacagcaagacCTCAATCTGACCCTGAGCGATGTCATGTTTCAAGTGAATAAGATTAAAG ATGTCCTCtctgaaaagatgaaagaaagcagcaagcACCAGGAGGAAATCAGTCACCTGAAACAAGAAAATGGCTGCTTGAGGAGTGAGCTGATGCTGGCAG TGGAGGAAGCACAGCGAAAGGACCAACTTTATCAATTTGCCAAGTCCAAGCAAGTGCGGATTGAAAAACAATTGTCCAGTTTGCGACAG GTCTGtataaaacagcagcaggactTACACTTCCTTCATGTCAACTTGGATAGCTCTCAGGATTCCAGGCAAAAGCATGAAAAGGCAGCAAGTGGAAGGAg CGAAGAAAATCTGGATCTGAATTCCTACCACTTGGCTTCTCCCCATTTGACATCCACTCAGAAGAGTGACATGACTCAAAATTCCGGGAAATCCTCTGGTGAAGACTCCCCTCTGGACATCAGTGACCTGGCAGTGACTAAACCAACAAACAGATGCTGCATGAACACA GATACCAGTTCCCTGTTCTGGAAGCTGGAGCGCTTGCTGGCCCAGTCCCGACAGATGCTTACTGATCTGGAGCTCAGCCTTCTCCATACCAGCCCCTCCTGCATTCCCAACACCAACAACATGAATAAG aggaagaagTTGTTTCCAACACAGAAGTAA
- the CCDC62 gene encoding coiled-coil domain-containing protein 62 isoform X2 — protein sequence MSSSLLRSASPQAFSPDRKNSIIRRQRQELKLLIAELKDRDKELNDMVAVHERHIQAWEDDRQKILTLAERCSLLTNELNERNAILKSLTKKLKLLESQHNDSKTTLENTQQNFKELTQKVSDSSVHCQALEDKALIETTDQITEVTSKFKTLEDALHAAKLEEFSRNRKQQDLNLTLSDVMFQVNKIKDVLSEKMKESSKHQEEISHLKQENGCLRSELMLAVEEAQRKDQLYQFAKSKQVRIEKQLSSLRQVCIKQQQDLHFLHVNLDSSQDSRQKHEKAASGRSTGATFSASESPSETDMGRTEGSHRMCEECGTAPVPASRVKPTPEMCEVDNRQLQNASDLEETTSAFLKRCQKVVKGLAVPAEEGEKQDVASSFDELDSEKFHEANNTRPLRNREIGENGVKSRDRQTFEVSLPSYDHWLNIRSHVDLQSTLIQNITSDKSDNGKKTWEERSEIESGQESRDAPVTCKSESDSCINNLIVNEDERWKPLSDLEWLEIFKPKKRDGNTRCGKDYSCFETAKEIKCTCSKRL from the exons ATGAGTTCATCGCTGCTGCGTTCTGCTTCTCCCCAG GCATTTAGCCCAGATCGCAAGAACAGCATCATTAGGAGACAGAGACAAGAACTCAAGCTTTTAATTGCAGAACTGAAAGATCGTGACAAGGAGCTCAATGACATGGTGGCAGTGCATGAGAGACACATTCAGGCCTGGGAAGATGATCGCCAAAAAATACTGACTTTAGCAGAACGATGCAGCTTATTAACCA ATGAGCTGAACGagagaaatgcaattttaaaatcactgaCCAAAAAGTTGAAGTTGTTAGAATCCCAGCATAATGACAGTAAGACAACACTTGAAAACACacaacagaattttaaagagCTCACCCAAAAAGTATCAGATTCATCTGTTCACTGCCAGGCTCTGGAG GACAAGGCCTTAATTGAAACAACTGATCAGATTACTGAGGTTACATCCAAGTTTAAGACACTGGAAGATGCACTGcatgcagcaaagctggagGAATTCAGTCgcaacagaaaacagcaagacCTCAATCTGACCCTGAGCGATGTCATGTTTCAAGTGAATAAGATTAAAG ATGTCCTCtctgaaaagatgaaagaaagcagcaagcACCAGGAGGAAATCAGTCACCTGAAACAAGAAAATGGCTGCTTGAGGAGTGAGCTGATGCTGGCAG TGGAGGAAGCACAGCGAAAGGACCAACTTTATCAATTTGCCAAGTCCAAGCAAGTGCGGATTGAAAAACAATTGTCCAGTTTGCGACAG GTCTGtataaaacagcagcaggactTACACTTCCTTCATGTCAACTTGGATAGCTCTCAGGATTCCAGGCAAAAGCATGAAAAGGCAGCAAGTGGAAGGAg CACAGGGGCCACATTCTCTGCCTCTGAAAGCCCCAGCGAGACAGACATGGGTAGGACTGAGGGCAGCCACAGGATGTGCGAGGAGTGTGGAACTGCACCAGTTCCAGCAAGTAGGGTAAAACCCACCCCTGAGATGTGTGAAGTAGATAATAGACAGTTACAGAATGCTTCAGACTTGGAGGAAACTACCTCAGCGTTCTTAAAGCGGTGTCAAAAAGTTGTGAAAGGCTTGGCTGTCCCTGcggaagaaggagaaaagcaggatgTTGCATCAAGCTTTGATGAGCTAGACAGTGAAAAATTTCATGAGGCAAACAACACAAGGCCATTGAGAAACAGGGAAATTGGAGAGAATGGAGTGAAAAGCAGAGACCGACAAACCTTTGAGGTGTCTTTGCCTTCATATGATCATTGGCTTAACATAAGATCTCATGTAGATTTGCAAAGCACTTTGATCCAGAACATCACATCTGACAAAAGTgataatggaaagaaaacctgGGAAGAGAGATCTGAAATTGAGTCTGGCCAAGAAAGCAGAGACGCTCCTGTGACTTGCAAGTCTGAATCTGATTCCTGTATTAATAACTTAATTGTAAATGAAGATGAGCGATGGAAGCCACTATCAGATCTGGAATGGCTGGAGATTTTCAAACCCAAAAAGAGAGATGGAAATACACGCTGTGGAAAAGATTACAGCTGTTTTGAGACTGCAAAAGAGATTAAATGTACCTGCTCAAAAAGGTTATGA
- the CCDC62 gene encoding coiled-coil domain-containing protein 62 isoform X1 — protein sequence MSSSLLRSASPQAFSPDRKNSIIRRQRQELKLLIAELKDRDKELNDMVAVHERHIQAWEDDRQKILTLAERCSLLTNELNERNAILKSLTKKLKLLESQHNDSKTTLENTQQNFKELTQKVSDSSVHCQALEEKNLSLHCSVLELSAKTGQLQAREQELLTMLQLKDKALIETTDQITEVTSKFKTLEDALHAAKLEEFSRNRKQQDLNLTLSDVMFQVNKIKDVLSEKMKESSKHQEEISHLKQENGCLRSELMLAVEEAQRKDQLYQFAKSKQVRIEKQLSSLRQVCIKQQQDLHFLHVNLDSSQDSRQKHEKAASGRSTGATFSASESPSETDMGRTEGSHRMCEECGTAPVPASRVKPTPEMCEVDNRQLQNASDLEETTSAFLKRCQKVVKGLAVPAEEGEKQDVASSFDELDSEKFHEANNTRPLRNREIGENGVKSRDRQTFEVSLPSYDHWLNIRSHVDLQSTLIQNITSDKSDNGKKTWEERSEIESGQESRDAPVTCKSESDSCINNLIVNEDERWKPLSDLEWLEIFKPKKRDGNTRCGKDYSCFETAKEIKCTCSKRL from the exons ATGAGTTCATCGCTGCTGCGTTCTGCTTCTCCCCAG GCATTTAGCCCAGATCGCAAGAACAGCATCATTAGGAGACAGAGACAAGAACTCAAGCTTTTAATTGCAGAACTGAAAGATCGTGACAAGGAGCTCAATGACATGGTGGCAGTGCATGAGAGACACATTCAGGCCTGGGAAGATGATCGCCAAAAAATACTGACTTTAGCAGAACGATGCAGCTTATTAACCA ATGAGCTGAACGagagaaatgcaattttaaaatcactgaCCAAAAAGTTGAAGTTGTTAGAATCCCAGCATAATGACAGTAAGACAACACTTGAAAACACacaacagaattttaaagagCTCACCCAAAAAGTATCAGATTCATCTGTTCACTGCCAGGCTCTGGAG GAGAAAAATCTGAGTCTCCACTGCTCAGTTTTGGAACTGTCTGCTAAGACAGGCCAGCTGCAAGCAAGGGAACAGGAGCTTCTCACTATGCTTCAGCTGAAG GACAAGGCCTTAATTGAAACAACTGATCAGATTACTGAGGTTACATCCAAGTTTAAGACACTGGAAGATGCACTGcatgcagcaaagctggagGAATTCAGTCgcaacagaaaacagcaagacCTCAATCTGACCCTGAGCGATGTCATGTTTCAAGTGAATAAGATTAAAG ATGTCCTCtctgaaaagatgaaagaaagcagcaagcACCAGGAGGAAATCAGTCACCTGAAACAAGAAAATGGCTGCTTGAGGAGTGAGCTGATGCTGGCAG TGGAGGAAGCACAGCGAAAGGACCAACTTTATCAATTTGCCAAGTCCAAGCAAGTGCGGATTGAAAAACAATTGTCCAGTTTGCGACAG GTCTGtataaaacagcagcaggactTACACTTCCTTCATGTCAACTTGGATAGCTCTCAGGATTCCAGGCAAAAGCATGAAAAGGCAGCAAGTGGAAGGAg CACAGGGGCCACATTCTCTGCCTCTGAAAGCCCCAGCGAGACAGACATGGGTAGGACTGAGGGCAGCCACAGGATGTGCGAGGAGTGTGGAACTGCACCAGTTCCAGCAAGTAGGGTAAAACCCACCCCTGAGATGTGTGAAGTAGATAATAGACAGTTACAGAATGCTTCAGACTTGGAGGAAACTACCTCAGCGTTCTTAAAGCGGTGTCAAAAAGTTGTGAAAGGCTTGGCTGTCCCTGcggaagaaggagaaaagcaggatgTTGCATCAAGCTTTGATGAGCTAGACAGTGAAAAATTTCATGAGGCAAACAACACAAGGCCATTGAGAAACAGGGAAATTGGAGAGAATGGAGTGAAAAGCAGAGACCGACAAACCTTTGAGGTGTCTTTGCCTTCATATGATCATTGGCTTAACATAAGATCTCATGTAGATTTGCAAAGCACTTTGATCCAGAACATCACATCTGACAAAAGTgataatggaaagaaaacctgGGAAGAGAGATCTGAAATTGAGTCTGGCCAAGAAAGCAGAGACGCTCCTGTGACTTGCAAGTCTGAATCTGATTCCTGTATTAATAACTTAATTGTAAATGAAGATGAGCGATGGAAGCCACTATCAGATCTGGAATGGCTGGAGATTTTCAAACCCAAAAAGAGAGATGGAAATACACGCTGTGGAAAAGATTACAGCTGTTTTGAGACTGCAAAAGAGATTAAATGTACCTGCTCAAAAAGGTTATGA